A region from the Bactrocera dorsalis isolate Fly_Bdor chromosome 1, ASM2337382v1, whole genome shotgun sequence genome encodes:
- the LOC105222036 gene encoding uncharacterized protein LOC105222036 yields MDSCVVKTQISGLDCKLFEIPLTMDLDDMLIKEVRNRPYLYDRTHPDYKSLKKKDYAWRHISVMLKLSETQCRRRWKSLRDSYKRCKRMKTDGTGDSTRKKWRYLEPMSFLERVKGPHRIIRSSSEEMDPISVDEALELLDEDSANSSFWEQENSPSISADAHAQRASASSPCRPSDVHEQKASESSPCRPSDACGQWNSQKKDDDKFKEFLELAGSSISNTCAAFVQKAQKQDSIALHFSSLAAKITEAGLPPKVVNQIEAKVSAIVFGEIDKFYSGHIK; encoded by the exons atggacagctgtgttgttaaAACTCAAATATCTGGACTGGactgtaaattatttgaaattc CCTTAACAATGGATTTGGATGACATGTTAATTAAAGAAGTGCGTAATCGTCCATATCTGTACGATCGAACACACCCCGATTAcaaaagtttaaagaaaaaagattaTGCATGGAGGCATATTTCTGTAATGTTGAAGTTGAGCG AAACGCAGTGCAGAAGAAGATGGAAGAGCCTCCGTGACTCCTATAAACGGTGCAAAAGAATGAAGACTGACGGTACTGGTGACAGTACAAGGAAAAAATGGCGGTATTTAGAACCGATGTCCTTTTTGGAAAGAGTTAAAGGGCCCCACCG TATAATACGAAGTTCAAGTGAAGAAATGGACCCTATAAGCGTAGATGAAGCGCTGGAATTATTGGATGAGGATTCAGCGAATTCATCGTTCTGGGAACAAGAAAATTCTCCGTCAATATCTGCTGATGCACATGCGCAAAGGGCAAGCGCAAGTTCTCCATGCAGACCTTCTGATGTACATGAGCAAAAGGCAAGCGAAAGTTCTCCGTGCAGACCATCTGATGCTTGTGGGCAATGG AATTCCCAGAAAAAGGACGATGACAAGTTTAAAGAGTTTTTGGAGTTGGCAGGCTCAAGCATATCGAACACTTGTGCGGCATTCGTgcaaaaagcacaaaaacagGACTCCATCGCACTTCACTTTTCCAGTTTAGCGGCGAAGATAACAGAAGCCGGCCTACCGCCAAAAGTGGTCAATCAAATAGAGGCCAAAGTATCGGCCATAGTGTTTGGGgaaattgataaattttattCAGGTCATATAAAATAG